DNA from Penaeus vannamei isolate JL-2024 chromosome 3, ASM4276789v1, whole genome shotgun sequence:
CCTGAGGGTGTGAGACCCTACCCCACCAAGACTACTGCCATTGCTGAGATGAAACGATCTCGCTCAGTGCAGGATGTCCACCTCTCCTGGGTGCTTGTGGTTTCTTCCGTTGCCACATCCAGGGGTTCGTGGCGATGGCTAAGCCCCTGACAGCCCTTACCAAGAAAGGGGTGAAGTTTGAGTGGGGAGATGCTGCTCAGCTGGTCTTCACCACTTTGAAGGACACCTTGGTAAGGAACCCTGTGCTTTGCCTGCCAAACTTCAGTCAACCCTTCGAGGTGCACTGCGACGCCAGCACACAGGCTTTAGGTGGGGCCCTTCTTCAGCATGACGCAGAGGGTGTGCCTCATGCTATTGCCTACTGGTCCCGCACCCTGAAGGATGCTGAGACCCGATACGCCGTTATCGACCTGGAGGCGCTGGCTGTGTTGGTAGCCGTCCGAGAACTGGCTGTGTTGGAAGCTGTCCGAGCCTTCGACCCGTACATCTATGGTCGACGGTTTGAAGTCTGGACAGTTCACCAGCCCCTGATTGAGGTATTTTCCGGGCGCACAAAGAGCACCCGTCTGAGTCGGCATGCCTACGAGCTTAAGGGATAAGACTTTGTGCTGAAGTACAAGGTAGGGGCCAGCAACCACGTGCCAGACCTTCTTTCACGCCCTGCAGGTGATGGATCTCCACCTGCGCAGAAAGCTTGCCCACTAGAGCAGGCCCAAGAGCCACATGAGGATGCTACAGACCCGCTGGACCTCACCAGGATGACGGCTGTGCAAGTGCGGGAACACCAGCTACAAGACCCAGTATGCGAGGACATGCTTGGTTGGCTGGAGGGTCGCCAAACTGTACCTGGGGAGAGACCTGCAGCACTTTCCAGTTTTGAGGTGGAGGGCGTCCTGTACTACCTGCGGACTTTTCCAGACCAGGTAGTAAGGCAGGTTTATGTCCCCATCTCCAGCCACAGGCCCTGAACCACACACACTGCCCACCGAATGCAATCCATCCCAGGGTCCACCGTACATTCCAGAACCTGCAGGGTGCCTGGTACTTCCCCAATATGCACCGCCTGGCGAGGGAGTATGTGGCTAGATGCCATGCTTGTCAGCAGCGCAAGGGAGTGGCAGGTCGTGCTCCAATGGAAGGACATCCTTTACCAGAGGCTCCACTGGTGAGGGTCTCAGCCGATCTTATGGACCTGTGGGGATCAGCAACAGGGTTTCAGTATATCCTGTCCATTGTAGATTATCACACTCGGTTTATACAGCTGGTTCCACTGCATGACAAGAGTGCCAACAGAGTGCTGCAGGCTTTTGTAGATCACTACATGACACTCTTTGGGCCGCCCGGCCATCTTTACACAGACAATGTCCTGGAGTTCTCCTCTGATGAGTGGCA
Protein-coding regions in this window:
- the LOC113804624 gene encoding retrovirus-related Pol polyprotein from transposon 412, giving the protein MNVVLDSVLGRHTLAYLDDVVVASASFSEHLHLQETLALLHDAGMKLNLEKCELAKHQVKFLGFIVGPEGVRPYPTKTTAIAEMKRSRSVQDVHLSWGFVAMAKPLTALTKKGVKFEWGDAAQLVFTTLKDTLVRNPVLCLPNFSQPFEVHCDASTQALGGALLQHDAEGVPHAIAYWSRTLKDAETRYAVIDLEALAVLVAVRELAVLEAVRAFDPYIYGRRFEVWTVHQPLIEVFSGRTKSTRLSDGSPPAQKACPLEQAQEPHEDATDPLDLTRMTAVQVREHQLQDPVCEDMLGWLEGRQTVPGERPAALSSFEVEGVLYYLRTFPDQNLQGAWYFPNMHRLAREYVARCHACQQRKGVAGRAPMEGHPLPEAPLVRVSADLMDLWGSATGFQYILSIVDYHTRFIQLVPLHDKSANRVLQAFVDHYMTLFGPPGHLYTDNVLEFSSDEWHSLLEALQVQHSFSVAYHPQSNGVVERTNRTCASAIHRAVGDQPLYLLTGCMALFGKGLTNRQTADQDLSLARLADACRLAVEAARNSGPYEEGTLVLRKIQRNHGPLGDRWLGPCRVQKQLGPVSYNVLDLRPPHRAVTVHANQMRPYTPAAEVDFLEENDRVLCV